The Halictus rubicundus isolate RS-2024b chromosome 5, iyHalRubi1_principal, whole genome shotgun sequence nucleotide sequence TGTGCGCCGATGCGCAAAACTgagggcaatgtgacgtcagcgggaaaaatgTTGTCATAAGCCGAACCATCGAAAGGAGACGCAGTTCGTTGCCCGCCTAGTCGGTTATGCCCGGGgaaccaaattctctgcccgcacgggcaaaTGCTGAACTGTTCTAACCTCTTCTGGTCCGGCATGGACGCCATAGTGCCCAGGGACAAAAAGAGCGTTGCCTAACATGGTGGCCGTATTAATACGGTCATAAATATTACTACGGTAATAAATAAACTTGCTAAAATTTAACTTGGCAAAAACGGAAAATTGAATCGTTTACCCTCCAAAGTTGCCAGCCCTCCGAAGATTAAACAATGCGCCCGCGCGTGGAATTAGGGCGTTTTCTATTCAACCTctttcgtttctcctctttcttAACGTGACTTTTAGACGTTGCAAATTTCCTGTGTCGTTAGCGTCGTCAGTGTCAATACACCCCTGTCAAGTAAGGATTGTGTCACATTCCCAAAGCAAGGTACACAAAGATGACTTTCAGTTCTCAGCGCGTGTTATTATGAGTTAGCCATACTGCCATAATTTCGAATTGCATAGCGAAGACTTTTACAAGACCGTTTCATATGTTTATTCTCACAATGGTTGATACTTAGTTTGGTCCTCTGATTGCCCGTCTTACGGAATCGCAGTAGCATAGAACGCGTGGTAAACAATGTTTAATAGCCGGTTCTCGGTTTCCACGTATCGAAATGTCCGAGCGTGCCCGCTTGCACGAAATTATGTTGCGATAATTGGTTACGAAATTGATAGTAACGACATTGGGTAACACGACTGCCCCTATATTAAAGACTTCCCGGAAGCATTCCGTTTCCTACGCaaatcaaaatcaaaattggTTTATGATAGGTTCGTCTCTCTTGTACAAATTACAACACAAGAAATTTGTTTTCCTAAACGCAAGGATGTCTAAATGAAATATATCTAACAAACAGTATAAGACactgaatttttgtaaaattttgaagTAGACAAATATGTTAATTTTATCGTTGAATTTTACTTTAAGAACCCTACGAACTTTCATTCCAtcacaatatattatacagaaaGTTGCGACGTGAGGATACATTAAAATCGTGAGGATACATTAAAATCTTAATTcctgctatcattttgtccaacAGTGTGCCTAAATGGAAAATGCTAAGAGAAAAAAGAAGTTCTGTGGACTTGAGGTTCGTGAACGAATGGTTTCCTGGTCGGACGTAGCTTGCACCTGCGTGTAGGTAAAAGCAGGCATCCGTGACCTTGTGACCTTCATCAATGACGACTCGTTACAGTTGAAAACGATACTGTAAACAGACGACAGGAATTCTCGCGTCCCTAACAAATCTCCTACGGCACCGTCTACGCAGTTTTATGTAACAGGGATTACAGGCGTTCGAAGTGGACGCCCTTGGATCACATCGCAACGATATGAGAAACTAGTTTTGATCAAGACGCGGCTGACAAAGAATAAAAGGGACAACGAAACTGTACTACATGCATGCCTGATCAGTCCGACTCTCACTCGTACCCGATCGACCGACACAGTTAATCGTCCGCACAAAGGACGCCATCacgatcgtcgtcgtcgcccTGTGGAACACTCGTTAAACCAATCCTTAATTAAATTGCATTCACACATTCGGttctctcttttccttttttttttttttgtttttttaacaaCAAGGTGGTTAAAGTTTGGTGAAACGAACCTGTGACCTGTATCGGACATGACGTAAATAGTCTAGAAAGGAAATGCTACAAAGTTGAGTAAAATGCAGTGTAAAGATTGTTTATTGCCACGCTCGTTTTTCGTCAAGGAATACCGCAGCGGAGGTTTTAGAAATTTTACGCGATAGTCCCAATGCAAGTTTGGATGATTTCGTAGCATGATTGTCTGAACTTTGACATGATCAGCGTTGACcaatttaattacatttttaattacATACAGTCAAAAGAGTCTCCGTACACAAAATCAAACGGAACAATCTTTTTACAATGAATTCAAACGAATTGAGATTTTTCTAAGTATTAGAAGAATCACTTTGTTCGAGAAAATACTAAGAATGGCCTGTTGATACAattgcataaatatttatataacttcAGTTCGAATAAATCGGtcgatttgcataaaaatttgtagtccagtgataataatttatgtaagcgATACAGATTCCGGTCAACGTTCTATCCCCGAGTCCCCCTTCCTTTGTACaactttctgatttttgaaaaatcgtgcGGCTTGCATCTCATGCTCGTTCAGAAGTAAAATATGTAGGTCTGTTGGTTAACATTTGCAGGCTGGCTGCGCGGTTCACCGTTCACTGGACGGTGATTGTTGATATCGTGGAAACTAATGCGCCGCAAAATGATACAAACTCGAAATCTGCGTTCGTATTCAGTGCACAGCAATTTGTAAACACTCGAATGACCCGCATTCTGTAGCCAGCAGAGCAAGAGCAATGACTGCAGCGCCTAAACGTAGCTGCTCACGGGAACGCCTAAAATAAACTAGGCTTGAAACTTGAAATACTCGCTCCATCGTTGGAAACCGTATAAAAGATTCTATTCATTTTAATTGACAATCAACCGAAtggaaaaatttctgaaattccTAAATTCTACATATACTCCATACGATCTATTTTATGATCGATAAATTTTCACAGTGACtaaaactttatttatttttatgtacCTTTCGCGattcatattttttaacaatacACAGCCGGGTGTTAATTTCGATTAATATTTTTTCACTTTTCTAGAAAAAATAAAACTTTCCACGTACCGACCGTGCTCGGTCGGTATGCAAGTTTAAAAGGCATCCTTCTATGTAGCGCCATCTACGTAGTAAAACCTCGCGCACGTGAAGCCATACACCACCATTGATTAAACCTGTCAGAGAATCAGCTGATCGGTTATTCACGTACGTGAGATCAGCTGAGCACAATCATGGACGCGCTCAAGGAAGAAGATTTTGAGATACCTCCAGTGAAATACGAATGTAAGTAGTCGTACCGGTGGGCAAAGTAAAACGTCGCATCGGGGTTGGAAAAATGAAGCTAGAATCGCGTTAGAATATTATAATCGGCAGCCGGCGCGCCACCGTACCGACCTCCATTTTGCTGCACGTGTAGCGTCCAAACTTTGATAAACATTTACAATGAATTATACCAATGGAAAAAAGAGACAAATTTATGCAAACACGAACATTTCATTTTTAGATCTGGATCACACCGCGGACGTACAGTAAGTATGAGACTCGGAATAATTATCGAGTAAACAGGTGATCGCCGGTACCTTTTGGAGGTTACTCGCACGGATAACCTAAAACGCAAGACGACGACTATCGTCCTCGCGAAATGAACAAATACATATCAATGAATCGCGTCGGCATAATTGATTGCCCGAATCAGCTAAAAATCCTGTAACGATCGTACTGCGCCGTAGGTTGCATGCATGGGGCGATTCTCTGCAAGAGGCTTTCGAGCAATGCGCGGTGGCCATGTTTGGATACATGACGGATTTAGAGCGGGTTCAAATGACCCAGGTGCATTACATCGAGGCGGAGGGACACGACCTGGAGAGTCTTCTTTTCCATTTTCTCGACGAACTGTTGTTCATGTTCTGCGCCGAGCCGTTTATCGTCGGAAAGGTATATTTAATTTTACGAACGTTGAACGCACCGTCACGCGTTAGGTCGCCTCTCAGATGTTACAGCTCTTAAGAGACACGTGTTCCGCACACGTGTTGATCCACTCTGGTTCACAAGCGATCTCGTTGCGTCCCATTGTCTTTAAGACGAGTGAACGTCTCGTAAGAATAGCGACGGTTTCTCTGTCATCAGAAAGTCAAGATCACGAATTTCGACCGAGAGAACTTCAAGATCGCCGCGATGGCTTTAGGGGAGGAATTCACCATCGGCAAGCACTCGCAGAACGCCGAGGTTAAAGCCATCACTTACTCTGCGATGCAAATACTCGACCGGCCCGAAACGGAACAGCCCCAGGTTTTCGTCATCGTAGATATATAGCCGGTATACGCCGGGCCCAAACGATGTCCCGCTTGATTTCTGGCCGCGCCCTTAGCAATTGACTTGGGCCGTGCTTTAAACGCAGAGGTGGGGATGACCGCATGGACGCGCGAGCCTAAGAAATGGGAGAGGGTATGCTTCCCTTGCGTTCTGCACGGGGCACGGTTCTTTTGTAGTTGCATAGGGTTCAAATAAATACGTTACGAAGAAAACACCGGGCTCCCTTCTTGGCGACCTATCCCAGGAACGTGCCAAGGAGCCGGGGAACCTTGCAGCTACGGAAGTACATCGTTAAGAAAACAGATTTATGCGACATCGATTTATCAAAATACTTTGTACTAAAATATGTGTACATTTGTTCAGACTTTTTATTTCTTACtagaaaattgtatatatttaacgtaatatatatgtgtgtatattgtatatttttgtaactgtacaataaaagaatacgatttttatatttttctcaaTAAAAACAATTGTCGGCCAGCTACGGGCTGGTGAACGTTGAAGTTGTTGTTCCGATCGAATTTCAAGGCTGAAAAATCAGTAAAAGTATAAATTTATCAATTGATCTTGGGAAGACGCTGGTGCGTGCCACGGAACGGAAAGAAAAATTAGGCCAACGTTCACACGTGCGAAGTGTACGGCCCTGCGTCGAGCACCCCTCCATCGTGAAGGAAGCGACGACCGCCCGCTCAGTTTCGGGCAAGAAACGACAGGCATCGGGATCCTCCCAATCTTCAGTAGTGTGCGCGATCGAGGAAACGGAATCGAACGGTTACGAAAATTACGTAATCCGAGAGTGTGTTTGTAAATCGGTTTACCATTCGCCCCCTTTCCACCCGTGATAAGGCCCACGGTTAAAGGGACTCACTGCCAACATCAGGCGTGGACGTTGTTCGGTTAAGCGCACACCCCTGACACCCATTAGCGGACCGATTACGGTGGCAGTCTCGAGAGGACGATACACGAAGACGTCGCAGGATGTGAAAAACGCGATAACCGAACCGCCGAATGCGTTCGCGTCGCGTGAAAGTCGGCGTATAGGGATTTTTCACCTATACGGCTCCGGGAGCTTGCGTGGCAGTTTCGTGGAAAACCAAGAGGAGACAGTTTTGGCGCGTGTGCCCGAGTGTGTTACGCCTCGTCGAGAACCTCCGGGGACAATCGACGGGATCCTTCGTTCGTCCCGCAGGTTTACGATTCGTCTACAACGCGACGTAATCGGAAAAACCGTAGCATGTCGACCGCAACGTAACATCTAACCCCGAAGGCGGGCCGTGCGTAAACAAACGTGGTAAAACTTGGGAAAACGAATTTCCTCGATAAGCGGAGAAACCGGCCGGAAGACGTTGGTCGAAAGTCGAGGTCGTTTGGAAAAACGGTTGAAAGGTGACACGGTCTAGGAACATTTTGGATAGCCGTGATagctggcggcggcggtggttaCAGAGAAAAGCGAAGTGACGGTTTTGGCGCGCGTACTCGACTCTTGGCTGCGACCGGCAGATGGCCGgtgcgccgtgccgcgccggtaCGTTATAGGCGCGCGTCCACGAACGCGCACCTACACACGAGACGGTGTCTCGCCTAAGCACGTAACTACCACCGAGACACGAGGGGACACGTTCAAGAACGGTACCGAGACAGTGGTGTTGTGTGCGGAaggccaccaccaccaccacaccGTGAAACCGTGTGCCGTTGCAAGCGCAGTAGAGCGCACGGACACGCGGTTCGGTGTTACTACTACCGGCACAAAGCGGGTCTATCTGCCTCGTAGCCCGAGCCAGTTGCCAGCGCGCCAGCCAGAGCCCCGTCCATCCAATCGCCCAGCTCACGAGCCGGCCTCGTGTGCGCGCGCGACACCCCGGGACAGAAAAGGTTCGTTTTCCTCGCCGGTGACTCGACCGATCATGTCAAGGCGGGGCTTATCGTGAACTCTAGAACCTCCACATTCCCTGGAACCAGAAAACACATCGATCGGTTCAACGGCTCGGCCCCTGTACACGATTATTTCGGGCCCACAGTCTGCTTTGGCTGTCGTTCCTATTGCCGAGATATCGGCCCCGCAGAAAATGGACACCGCACCAGTGTGCGGTAGAAAGACAAAGtgaaacggagagagagatatataggaaagagaaagaaagtaaCAGcgcgagagggggagagagagagaaataaaggCCACGCAACTACAACGAGAAGAGCCGACACGACGTATAATCCCCAAGAAGGACAGACCATAGGGAGAGAAAAACGTGACAGGGTGAGGGAGTAGTAAATCGTATGTACAGTGTGTATGATATCCAGGTGAAAAGACCAAGAGAAACATCGGTGTACATTGGCCTCGGGAGGAGGACCGGGTCGACTCTCCTCGTCCAGGCCACGTTTTATCTGTCCTGTCATCGACAGAGCTCAGTGAAAATCGTATCTAGAAGCATCGACAACGGTCACGGCCGCAACGGCGACGTATTTGCTGTCGAGGAGGCAAGGATATGCCTCGTTCGTCGGCGCTGTGACACGCGCCGCACCGTGTGCTGGCTGAACCTCCCGGAAGAGAGCGTTGAGCCTCCGTCTCAAAATACTGTGCGGTTTTGTATCGCACGCTCGAGCAGCCAAGTAAGTGGAATAAACACACGCGCGATAACGTCCCCGACAGTCCTCCTCCTCCCCGTTTCTTTCAAATTATTTCTCTGGTCCCGTGAGGgcgaaaaaaaaagtatcttagCGTTCTCGATAATGCTACCGAGAGCGGCGGTATAGTCCCCCCATTCGGTCGTGTACTGGCCAACACAAGCGTTTCTTCGCAGCGGTTGGTACACGCGCGGCCGGCGTGTACCTTTTTCACGATCGTGGAAAAGGTATGGTTATTGGAGCGCGCCTagacagaaaagaaaagaaaaagaaaaaagaaagaggtgACCGTTATTTCGAGCGCGACCGATCCCCAGTTGAAAGACGTTGGCGTGTTTCCGGCGATCAATCGCGAAAACCTCGAAACGATTCTACATACGTTTCCTCATGACCGTGCCGGTAGCACGCCTAACTAGGGATACTCTAGTCTCGGCTTGGCTCTTTAAACGGCTCTGCGCATCGCGTGCGAATCCTACGCTTGATTCGTGTGTGAGtgtctgctgctgctgctgctgctgcgggGACTGGTGTTGTATGTGTGCGAGCGTGgccgttcgctcgctcgctcgcttgctcgcATAATCGCGCTCCCTCCGTTCGTCCGCTCTCGTATGCATGGCCGCTTCGGTGCGTACCGTGTGGATTTCGCGAGTACGCATACCCGGGCTCGGTACGGTCACCCATACCGTTTGTTATTTATTCGCGGCCGGGAACGCTCGTTTTGCACGACATTCACCAAGAAACAGGAataaaaaagaacgaaaaagagATCGCCGAACCGATGAGCCTGCGATCGACGTTAACAGCTGATCGGGGTCGCTATGTACGTGCCGAGAGTCCAGGGTATCCGCGCGTTTTCCACTTCGCTATGATAAGAGAAAGGGGCCGATCTGGGTCTCGTCGATAGACCTCGCGACCTGTGCGGTTTCTACGAGCGGACgagcggaaaaagaaaaagggggaCAGTAAGGTTCGTCGGTAACATCTGGGGCCTGAAGCCTCGTGCACAAGAGAGACCCATGCGCCGTTTACTCGTACGAAATTCACCGAGACCTACCtctcctatctctctctctctctctctctctctctctctctctctctctctctctctctctctctctctccgtctggTTCAAGGGAGAATACACGTTTCGATCAATTGTAAAAATGCGTCGAATTCTGTTCTGTAGGTTTGCCGAAGGTTGGTTCGCGCGAAGCCCGGGTAACCCTGTCGCGTTTTAAAGAGCACGGAACCGCCAGCAATCAATGCTAGTTTTCCCGTTGGACGCCTCGCTGCTCGGCAAGAGTTTACACTAGTTCGAGTTTTATCTTCGAGATAACATCCTACCAATCAATGCCTCCGCGTCCGTGCATTGCTCCCAACCTTCGAATGCGTTTTACCGTGCTATTGGCCCCTACGAACAGCCGTCGAATGCCGACCGTGTGTACCCGACCAAACATGCGAAAACGAGAGAACCACGGCCGGGTTCGACCGGGAGTACATAGTTTGCTTCTAAAACTGCTTACAACGCAAGGCTGCTGCTGTAACACGACCGATCCTGCAGCGTGCCTCTTTAAACCACACCCGGAACGCTGCCTCGTGCTCCACGAGACGCTTGctctttttttcgaaaaattctcgTGCACCACCGCACCGTGGGTCTGCTCAGGCGCGTAACCAGTCTTTTGAAAACGGGGCCCTTAGacttatgtatatatgtatatacatatatatgtatgtacgttCTCTCTGCCCCTTTTTTTCCGCGGACACTTTGTtttcgtcccccccccccccacccttttGCAGAACGATTAATATCGCATTATGAAATTCATGCAGAAATTAGtggaaaaattgattaattGGTTAAACTCTCTTTTGCTTATGTTATATGGGCTGGTCACGCTAGTCTATTATCCGTTAAGTCGGGTAGCTTTTACTTTTGTACAATTGATTGAACTTTCACCAAATTTAATGTAATCTCTATTGGAAAgatataatttttgaaaaattataaagTATACCTGACGCGGCttttttttgaatatttttattgtgtacAGTTACGTATTCGAGGACCGGGTAAAAATTATACCGCAATTTTCACCAGATGTTCGTTTCTTGCGGCATCGTCACTTTGCCGCTTGTTCTACAACTTCCGTTTCGTTATTACGGGAACCCATTATTCTTACCATGAGGTTTCGACTGGTTTTTCGTagttatttcccttttattattatatctACACCCGCTTCTCTCTACGAACTACCGAAtaggaaacgaaaaatttcaatCTAATTGATGTATTAAACGATATACACgttaaagatttaaaaaaacatgAATTTTAcgttatttcaattttattatttttacgcGTATGTATCGCGTTGATCGCGTAATTTGCGTCGTTGAATAACGATTACACATGTTTTTCCATCGTTCATTTCAATTCTAAAGTTTGTCACTTTCCTTCCTGGAGACACATGTGAAGTTTCTTTGGAATTCAAGTTCTATTATTAGGTTCTACCAATGTTATTTGATTCGAGAACAGAAAGGTTCTTCCCTGTGCTGTCTGTTCTTTGATATGCATCGAAAAAGTCGCTTCTCCTTAAATGTGCCATCCCGATCGAATAAAATTCACTCGCAAACGGCCAGCGTTCAGAAAAAGCGAAGAATGAAGGGACGAGAATTGATAGAAACTTTATTTAGATCTGCACGCCTGTCTGtcaatatttttcatatataaaTGGTATTTTTGATAGATCGTATTGTTGGCAAGGTTATCAAGGTACTAATCTATTGGTAAATGTTGTTTATTTTCATTCTCTGCTTTAcg carries:
- the Archease gene encoding protein archease, with protein sequence MDALKEEDFEIPPVKYEYLDHTADVQLHAWGDSLQEAFEQCAVAMFGYMTDLERVQMTQVHYIEAEGHDLESLLFHFLDELLFMFCAEPFIVGKKVKITNFDRENFKIAAMALGEEFTIGKHSQNAEVKAITYSAMQILDRPETEQPQVFVIVDI